From a region of the uncultured Draconibacterium sp. genome:
- a CDS encoding tetratricopeptide repeat-containing sensor histidine kinase, whose amino-acid sequence MIRNRIVTQLMFLLMLFLGQNISYGTTVIVEQADSLRQIIQNKQGEKKINAQLELAMLLFENENSEAKIVAQSALSDAKQHKDKSILMQAFFILGRIAHETNNINLSQTYFDSALVLANELDDLWFQSDILLRSGINQHTRGDHLEALQSFNMSIQAGRLADNFRAVGASYSMMGTVFRVNGLYDRAIEYIIKSRLNYEKAEYVEGYAWAAYLLGRIYADLQLNEKAMDYYKQSLATYEELAKDDQNKSGVVICYEQIGILNLKAGNTYEARKNIEYTLEIHKASSSKYGISNAYKNLGRIEYASGNYALAEKYLKDALEGKTDVGDQLSKPSIYQYLGLCYLNTGRTNEGLDMILKGLDQAITNNQKRIQLDIYSELSKIYLSLDKLEKAMDCQQQLINIQDSMLLGAVNIKMEQLQGIYEIDAKNSQIEDLEKQNEINRLTMQHHRTSITFMIIGILLALIIAAVILFFNRRLRQNNMQLAEANAAKDKFFAIIAHDLRGPIHTQTAFLDQLHQEFDSLEKNELKKLLKLLVSSSENISDLLDNLLLWAQSQVKKMQVNTRELELKRVIQNTVEKLQQSANLKQIAISLDTDNQLKVLSDANMLQTIIRNIVSNAIKFTPRGGSINVKTFASAQNEVTIKITDTGLGMDSEKLNKLFDISSKNHSEGTENEKSNGLGLILVKDFVEKNNGTINIESEKGKGTSVIVTLPQA is encoded by the coding sequence ATGATCAGAAACCGAATAGTAACCCAATTAATGTTTCTTTTGATGCTTTTTCTGGGGCAAAACATAAGTTACGGTACTACAGTTATTGTGGAACAGGCAGATAGTTTGCGCCAGATAATACAAAATAAACAGGGAGAAAAAAAAATAAACGCCCAGCTTGAACTGGCCATGCTTCTTTTCGAGAATGAAAATAGTGAAGCAAAAATAGTGGCACAATCGGCACTGAGTGATGCAAAGCAGCATAAAGATAAATCAATTCTAATGCAAGCTTTTTTCATTTTAGGACGTATTGCCCACGAGACCAACAACATCAACCTTTCACAAACCTACTTCGACAGCGCACTTGTTCTTGCCAACGAACTGGATGACCTCTGGTTCCAAAGCGATATTTTATTGCGTTCGGGAATTAACCAGCACACCCGGGGAGATCACTTAGAAGCTCTCCAATCATTTAATATGTCGATACAGGCGGGACGCCTGGCAGATAACTTCCGTGCTGTTGGTGCCTCCTATTCAATGATGGGAACTGTTTTCAGGGTAAACGGCTTATACGATCGGGCGATTGAGTACATTATTAAATCGCGGTTGAATTACGAAAAAGCCGAATATGTTGAAGGTTATGCCTGGGCTGCCTACCTGCTCGGACGGATCTATGCCGACCTTCAGCTAAACGAAAAAGCAATGGACTATTACAAGCAGTCACTTGCAACCTACGAAGAACTGGCTAAAGACGACCAAAATAAGAGCGGAGTCGTTATTTGTTATGAACAGATAGGGATTCTCAATTTAAAGGCAGGAAATACATATGAAGCCCGCAAAAACATTGAATATACACTTGAAATCCACAAGGCAAGTAGTTCGAAATATGGTATATCGAATGCCTACAAAAACCTGGGGCGTATTGAATATGCTTCCGGAAATTATGCTTTAGCAGAGAAATATTTGAAAGACGCTTTAGAAGGAAAAACCGACGTAGGTGATCAGCTTAGTAAGCCGTCAATCTATCAATACCTTGGATTGTGCTACTTAAACACCGGGCGCACCAATGAAGGATTGGATATGATTTTGAAAGGTCTCGACCAGGCCATTACCAATAACCAAAAACGCATACAACTTGATATTTACTCAGAACTTAGCAAGATCTACCTGAGTTTAGACAAACTGGAAAAAGCCATGGATTGCCAGCAACAATTGATAAACATTCAGGATTCAATGCTATTGGGTGCGGTAAACATTAAAATGGAACAGCTACAAGGCATTTACGAAATTGATGCAAAAAACAGTCAGATTGAAGATTTGGAAAAACAAAATGAAATTAATCGGCTAACAATGCAACACCATCGCACTTCAATCACTTTTATGATTATTGGCATTTTGCTTGCCCTTATAATTGCTGCTGTTATTCTTTTTTTTAATCGTCGCCTGCGCCAAAACAATATGCAACTTGCCGAGGCCAATGCTGCCAAAGATAAGTTTTTTGCTATTATCGCCCACGATCTTCGGGGCCCGATTCATACGCAAACAGCGTTTCTCGACCAACTTCACCAGGAATTTGATTCGCTGGAAAAAAATGAGCTGAAAAAGCTGCTGAAATTACTTGTTTCATCATCAGAGAACATCAGTGACTTGCTCGACAACCTTTTGCTTTGGGCACAATCGCAGGTGAAAAAAATGCAAGTAAATACCAGAGAACTTGAGCTGAAACGTGTAATACAAAATACGGTTGAGAAATTGCAACAATCGGCAAATCTAAAACAAATAGCCATTTCGCTTGATACCGATAATCAACTAAAAGTATTGTCTGATGCCAATATGCTTCAAACCATTATACGAAATATTGTTAGCAATGCCATAAAATTTACTCCACGCGGTGGGTCAATCAATGTTAAAACTTTCGCATCGGCCCAAAATGAAGTTACCATAAAAATTACCGATACCGGCCTGGGAATGGATTCGGAAAAATTAAATAAACTCTTTGACATCAGCTCTAAAAACCATTCAGAAGGAACTGAAAATGAAAAAAGTAACGGATTGGGACTTATTCTTGTAAAAGATTTTGTTGAGAAAAACAATGGCACAATAAACATTGAAAGTGAGAAAGGGAAAGGTACATCTGTTATTGTTACTCTGCCGCAGGCATAA
- a CDS encoding S8 family serine peptidase yields the protein MNKLIIVLFALLAFQAGIAQNKIKIESAEDLPKHYYDLQGNKAMDYINNRDLLIELADKVEANLNSDLEKYDIQDKATLRGYHSNFSMIYFIQHDLKSALDEIEKGRKLTEKEADKYMYNFTLDEFIKTRLEYPNLQEDEFKEAFKANLKSDLENIPFEVVQEEIEGMTGSFDIAKPNLIQGMIEGQMQPIIDKAGKQVPKFIVLQVLDAALTYDMYLPYVDEVYKPVFQAYYDKHHVDVVMVDIWKERDVSFEDDLDFDPVVIGIWDTGVDESVLPEENRWVNGLEKRNGKDDDNNGFVDDINGVGFDLKGNKVKELLFPIKDLNSNYKQYEKYLKGLLDLQAMIKSEEADDLKKHIASLGPEEVNPFIENLSMFSNYSHGTHVAGIAAKGNPQAKIMAARLTFPYENIPAPPTLENSTNWAKMYKNTVQYFKDNNVKVVNMSWGYSQNSYESLLAMNGVGENEEERKALAKKLFNIEKDALYAAMKDAPEILFVVAAGNSNNDVGFANNIPSGLKLSNLLVVGAVDIEGKETGFTTMGKGVDVYSNGYEVESYIPGGEKRKYSGTSMAAPQVVNLAAKLWAVNPDLSVSEVKDLIVKGATPSKENKDILLIHPQRSLSMIQ from the coding sequence ATGAACAAACTTATTATTGTGTTATTTGCATTGTTAGCTTTTCAGGCGGGCATTGCACAAAACAAAATTAAAATTGAAAGTGCAGAGGACCTTCCAAAACACTACTACGACCTACAGGGAAACAAAGCCATGGACTACATTAACAACCGCGATTTGCTTATAGAGTTGGCAGACAAGGTTGAAGCGAACCTAAATTCAGACCTGGAAAAATACGATATCCAGGACAAAGCAACATTGCGTGGTTATCACTCAAATTTTTCGATGATCTACTTTATTCAGCATGATCTGAAATCTGCTTTAGACGAGATTGAAAAAGGGAGAAAACTTACCGAAAAAGAAGCGGACAAATACATGTACAATTTTACCCTCGATGAATTTATAAAAACCCGGCTGGAGTATCCTAATCTTCAGGAAGACGAATTTAAGGAGGCCTTTAAAGCCAACCTGAAATCGGATCTGGAAAATATCCCCTTCGAAGTGGTGCAGGAAGAAATTGAAGGGATGACCGGATCGTTTGATATTGCGAAACCCAACTTGATTCAGGGAATGATAGAAGGACAGATGCAACCTATTATTGATAAAGCCGGAAAACAGGTTCCGAAGTTTATTGTGCTTCAGGTTTTAGATGCGGCACTAACATACGATATGTATTTGCCTTATGTTGATGAGGTGTACAAACCGGTATTTCAGGCTTACTACGATAAACATCATGTTGATGTTGTGATGGTTGATATTTGGAAAGAACGGGATGTTTCGTTCGAAGACGATCTGGATTTTGATCCTGTGGTGATAGGGATATGGGATACCGGGGTTGACGAATCAGTACTTCCCGAAGAGAATCGTTGGGTTAATGGATTAGAAAAGAGAAATGGCAAAGACGACGACAACAATGGTTTTGTTGATGATATAAATGGAGTAGGATTCGACTTAAAAGGTAATAAAGTTAAAGAATTACTTTTCCCGATTAAGGATCTGAACAGCAATTACAAACAGTATGAAAAATACCTGAAAGGATTATTGGATTTGCAAGCCATGATTAAAAGTGAAGAGGCTGATGATTTAAAAAAGCATATTGCATCATTAGGGCCCGAAGAAGTGAATCCGTTCATCGAGAATTTGAGTATGTTTAGTAACTATTCGCATGGAACACACGTGGCTGGGATTGCTGCCAAGGGGAATCCACAGGCAAAAATAATGGCTGCACGCTTAACCTTTCCTTATGAAAACATACCTGCCCCACCAACTCTTGAAAATTCTACAAACTGGGCAAAAATGTATAAAAACACGGTGCAGTATTTTAAAGATAACAATGTAAAAGTGGTGAATATGAGCTGGGGCTATTCGCAGAATTCATACGAATCGCTACTTGCAATGAATGGAGTTGGTGAAAATGAAGAAGAGAGAAAAGCTCTTGCGAAAAAGCTATTTAATATTGAAAAGGATGCATTGTATGCTGCTATGAAAGATGCTCCGGAAATCTTGTTTGTAGTAGCTGCAGGAAATTCTAATAATGATGTGGGTTTTGCAAATAATATTCCTTCCGGTTTAAAACTCTCAAATCTTTTGGTTGTTGGTGCGGTTGATATTGAGGGCAAAGAAACCGGTTTTACCACTATGGGGAAAGGTGTTGATGTATATTCCAATGGTTACGAAGTGGAGAGTTATATTCCCGGTGGCGAGAAGCGTAAATATTCGGGTACATCAATGGCAGCGCCGCAAGTAGTAAATCTGGCAGCAAAACTATGGGCTGTTAATCCGGATTTGAGCGTATCTGAAGTTAAAGATTTGATTGTTAAGGGGGCTACTCCATCAAAAGAAAATAAAGATATCCTGTTAATTCATCCGCAGCGTTCGTTGAGTATGATACAATAA
- a CDS encoding B12-binding domain-containing radical SAM protein, with amino-acid sequence MKILLVYPEYPDTFWSFKYALKFVSKKAAYPPLGLITVASLLPDHWETKLVDMNIEKLHSSDLIWADYVFLSAMNTQILSAITVIARCNHLNIPVVAGGPLFTADYKKFGNVDHLVLNEAEITLPRFLKDLENGHPKHLYQTEAFACMKESPIPDYSLIKLNKYTSQSIQFSRGCPFNCEFCDITALLGHQCRLKPTRQVITELQNLYDQNFRGSVFFVDDNFIGNKKRIKKELLPAIISWMQQHNYPFHFTTEASINLSDDEELMDLMTRAGFLSVFIGIETPEEMSLNECNKVQNKNRNLIDSVKKVQKAGMEVLGGFIIGFDSDTPNIFQRQIQFIQESGIISAMVGLLNAPTKSQLYKRLKSEGRILDDWDGDNTSSAMNFIPKMDSEKLRNGFNQVIRGIYGGKAFYERVKNFLKDFEPKVKSKNKMNASKLKAFFRSVFIIGILDRDRKYYWKLFFWSLIHRRDLFPMAITYAVYGYHFKRSYTKIF; translated from the coding sequence ATGAAAATATTACTGGTATACCCGGAGTACCCCGATACATTCTGGAGTTTTAAATACGCCCTGAAATTTGTCTCCAAAAAAGCCGCTTACCCTCCGTTAGGATTAATTACAGTGGCCTCGCTGTTACCCGACCATTGGGAAACAAAACTGGTTGATATGAATATTGAAAAGCTGCATTCATCAGACCTGATCTGGGCCGATTATGTTTTTCTTAGTGCTATGAACACCCAAATTCTGTCTGCAATAACGGTTATAGCTCGTTGCAATCACCTGAATATTCCGGTTGTTGCCGGCGGGCCACTTTTTACAGCCGATTACAAGAAGTTCGGCAATGTAGACCACTTGGTTTTAAACGAAGCAGAAATTACCTTGCCTCGTTTCCTTAAAGACCTGGAAAACGGCCATCCGAAACACCTGTATCAAACGGAAGCGTTTGCCTGCATGAAAGAATCGCCGATACCCGATTATTCGCTGATTAAGCTAAATAAATACACATCACAATCGATCCAGTTTTCGCGCGGATGCCCCTTTAACTGTGAGTTTTGCGACATTACAGCTTTATTGGGTCACCAGTGCCGGCTAAAACCTACCCGACAGGTTATTACCGAATTACAAAATCTCTACGATCAAAACTTCCGGGGTTCGGTATTTTTTGTCGACGACAATTTTATCGGGAATAAAAAGCGAATAAAAAAAGAGCTGCTTCCGGCCATTATTAGCTGGATGCAACAACATAACTATCCTTTTCATTTTACCACCGAAGCATCCATAAACCTGTCGGACGACGAAGAGTTAATGGATTTAATGACACGGGCGGGTTTTCTGAGTGTTTTTATTGGCATCGAAACGCCCGAAGAAATGTCGCTGAACGAATGCAACAAAGTGCAAAACAAAAACCGAAACCTGATCGACAGTGTGAAAAAAGTGCAAAAAGCCGGCATGGAAGTACTTGGCGGTTTTATTATTGGTTTCGACAGCGATACACCCAATATTTTCCAGCGACAAATACAGTTTATCCAGGAAAGTGGAATCATTTCGGCAATGGTTGGCTTGCTGAACGCCCCAACCAAATCTCAACTCTATAAAAGATTAAAATCCGAAGGGCGGATTCTTGATGACTGGGATGGCGATAATACCAGCAGCGCCATGAACTTTATACCAAAAATGGACAGCGAAAAACTTCGGAATGGATTTAACCAGGTTATTCGGGGCATTTACGGTGGCAAGGCATTTTACGAACGGGTAAAAAATTTCCTGAAAGACTTCGAGCCAAAGGTAAAATCCAAAAACAAAATGAATGCAAGCAAATTAAAAGCATTCTTTAGGTCGGTTTTTATTATTGGCATTCTCGACCGTGACCGGAAATACTACTGGAAACTGTTTTTCTGGAGTTTGATCCATCGTCGCGACTTATTTCCAATGGCCATAACCTATGCCGTATACGGTTATCATTTTAAACGATCGTATACCAAGATCTTTTAG
- a CDS encoding MFS transporter, whose product MRIFNDLNPQERLTLKLHLFYSGIEGIAAGALLLTEFIFIKSLKGSNVQLAFLFQFNMVVFLFAMVANEILRRYSNRKVLLRSIAVVSKLPLIGLAFFPDVSHQKGLPPLYHTLFLGIFLFYFITRIVVIPSVNQYLKGNYRHENFGRLFGYSVTVQKVAMLLSTFTAGLLLDINPNSYKIFYPIVGILAMISVFQLTKIKFVQKEEIIDTPLWKSLHQSFIRIFQILKFNKAFRHLEMGFMLYGFAWMSTHAVITIFYERALHLNYSSVAFYKNAFNLVAIAFLPFFGKVIGKRDPRRFAIITFGSLLLFILFTALTEYYNGYTEVYGIKIYYMLMVAVFFNGLFMGSMPILWGIGSSYFCQPDEAADYQSVHLFLTGLRALLAPVIGIKLYEWAGFSYTYTAGVALLFFAILLMIWSEKRVPKSA is encoded by the coding sequence ATGCGAATTTTTAACGATTTAAATCCACAGGAAAGGCTGACCCTAAAACTGCATTTGTTTTACAGCGGTATTGAAGGGATTGCTGCCGGAGCTTTACTGCTCACGGAGTTTATCTTTATTAAGTCGCTAAAGGGAAGCAATGTACAACTGGCTTTTCTGTTTCAGTTTAACATGGTGGTGTTTTTGTTTGCCATGGTGGCCAACGAAATTTTGCGTCGTTACTCCAACCGAAAAGTGTTGCTGCGCAGCATTGCCGTAGTATCAAAATTACCACTTATAGGGCTGGCCTTTTTCCCCGATGTAAGTCACCAAAAAGGATTGCCTCCCCTCTATCACACCCTCTTTCTCGGTATATTTCTTTTCTATTTTATCACACGCATTGTTGTTATCCCCTCTGTTAACCAGTATTTAAAAGGCAACTACCGGCACGAGAATTTTGGGCGGCTGTTTGGTTATTCTGTTACCGTGCAAAAAGTGGCCATGCTGCTCTCTACTTTTACCGCCGGGCTACTGCTCGACATTAATCCTAATTCCTACAAAATATTTTACCCCATTGTTGGTATACTGGCTATGATCTCCGTTTTCCAGCTTACCAAAATCAAATTCGTTCAAAAGGAAGAAATCATCGACACACCCTTGTGGAAATCGCTGCACCAGTCGTTTATACGTATTTTCCAGATTCTTAAATTCAACAAAGCATTCCGGCATCTTGAGATGGGTTTTATGCTTTATGGTTTTGCCTGGATGAGCACCCACGCCGTAATTACCATTTTTTACGAACGCGCCCTGCACTTAAACTATTCGAGTGTGGCCTTTTATAAAAATGCTTTTAACCTGGTTGCCATTGCTTTTCTTCCCTTTTTCGGAAAAGTGATTGGTAAACGCGATCCGCGCCGTTTTGCCATCATAACTTTTGGCTCCCTGTTGTTATTTATACTGTTTACCGCCTTAACCGAATACTACAACGGCTACACCGAAGTGTACGGCATAAAAATATACTACATGCTGATGGTGGCTGTGTTTTTTAACGGCTTGTTTATGGGAAGTATGCCCATTTTGTGGGGCATTGGCAGTTCGTACTTTTGCCAACCCGACGAAGCGGCCGACTACCAGAGTGTGCACCTGTTTTTAACCGGTTTACGTGCCTTACTGGCTCCGGTTATCGGCATAAAATTATACGAATGGGCAGGGTTTAGTTATACCTATACCGCCGGAGTTGCTCTGCTGTTTTTTGCTATTTTACTGATGATCTGGTCGGAGAAACGGGTTCCGAAGTCAGCATAA
- a CDS encoding acyl-CoA dehydrogenase family protein: MQAATADSISVSNKSQNELIPFSQFLESLKEKMKQVFHVRADIDQLSLKRGLPPFVMREIMSVNPLSVGIPTQYGGRGGVMKENLGLLATASYESLALSLTFGINSALFLQPFGKFGQDEVKAPVFNRFLNDKAMGGLMITEPDYGSDALNMQTSYTESGSKYHLKGKKHWAGLTGWADFWLLSARQQSKSEKLQRDIDFFLCDVTAPGQNIVVEEFFENLGLYAIPYGRNHIDVQLPQTHKLVPETTGVKMMLDLLHRSRMQFPGMGMGFIQRMLDEALTHCKERMVGGKSLFQYDRVQHRLSKLQASYTICSAMCANSSEKAGLDVDLSSQGMEANAVKSVITDLMQEAAQSVVQLVGAKAYKLNHIAGRGTTDSRPFQIFEGSNDILYAQISEGLVKMMKRAKERNLFQFLKGYDLTDKAVHFVKSQVDFNLDLQIPQRKLVEMGKIIGRVISLNQVLDLSEKGFNKELIDGSVAFLQQEITKLMSAFNFKNEEKVVDGYDENTSWMNFVAG; this comes from the coding sequence ATGCAAGCAGCTACAGCCGATTCTATATCGGTATCAAATAAGAGTCAAAACGAACTAATCCCGTTTTCTCAGTTTTTAGAGAGTCTAAAAGAAAAAATGAAACAGGTTTTTCATGTTCGGGCAGATATCGATCAACTGAGTTTAAAACGCGGACTTCCACCGTTTGTAATGCGCGAAATTATGTCGGTAAATCCACTGTCGGTGGGTATACCAACACAATATGGCGGCCGTGGTGGAGTAATGAAAGAAAACTTAGGCTTGCTGGCCACCGCTTCTTACGAATCGCTGGCTCTGTCCTTAACCTTTGGTATTAACTCGGCCTTGTTTCTACAGCCTTTTGGCAAATTTGGCCAGGACGAAGTAAAAGCACCCGTTTTTAATCGCTTTTTAAACGATAAAGCTATGGGCGGATTAATGATTACCGAACCGGACTATGGCAGCGATGCTTTGAACATGCAAACATCGTACACCGAATCGGGATCGAAATACCACCTGAAAGGAAAAAAACACTGGGCAGGATTAACCGGCTGGGCCGACTTTTGGTTGCTTTCGGCACGTCAGCAATCAAAATCGGAGAAACTGCAACGCGACATCGACTTCTTTTTGTGCGATGTAACGGCTCCCGGACAGAATATTGTGGTAGAAGAGTTTTTCGAGAACCTCGGTTTGTATGCCATCCCATACGGACGAAACCATATTGATGTGCAGCTGCCGCAAACCCATAAACTGGTACCCGAAACAACGGGTGTTAAAATGATGCTCGACTTGTTACACCGCAGCCGTATGCAGTTCCCAGGAATGGGCATGGGGTTTATTCAGCGTATGCTCGACGAAGCGTTAACACACTGCAAAGAAAGAATGGTGGGCGGAAAAAGTCTCTTTCAATACGACCGTGTGCAACATCGTTTGTCGAAACTGCAGGCATCGTATACTATTTGCTCGGCTATGTGTGCCAACAGCAGCGAAAAAGCCGGACTGGATGTCGACCTTTCGTCGCAGGGAATGGAAGCCAACGCCGTAAAAAGTGTAATTACCGATTTAATGCAGGAAGCTGCCCAATCGGTGGTTCAGCTGGTGGGTGCTAAGGCGTATAAACTTAATCATATTGCCGGACGCGGTACTACCGACAGCCGGCCATTTCAGATCTTTGAAGGATCGAACGATATTCTGTACGCACAGATTTCGGAGGGACTGGTAAAAATGATGAAACGCGCCAAAGAGCGTAACCTGTTTCAGTTTTTAAAAGGTTATGACCTGACTGATAAAGCCGTTCATTTTGTAAAAAGCCAGGTCGACTTTAATCTTGATCTTCAGATACCGCAACGCAAGTTGGTTGAGATGGGCAAAATCATTGGGCGCGTAATTTCACTGAACCAGGTGTTAGACCTCTCGGAGAAAGGATTTAACAAAGAGCTGATCGACGGTAGTGTGGCATTCCTGCAACAGGAGATCACTAAACTCATGTCGGCCTTTAACTTTAAAAACGAAGAAAAAGTAGTTGATGGCTACGACGAGAACACCTCGTGGATGAACTTTGTGGCGGGTTAA
- a CDS encoding Nif11-like leader peptide family natural product precursor, producing the protein MSKERVFEFLDKGADDRQFRIKYDNCFSMEEFCKMAAEDGFEFSVDDLKAALRENGDDFDSYGNPPKKGIWV; encoded by the coding sequence ATGTCAAAGGAAAGAGTTTTTGAGTTTCTGGATAAAGGTGCTGACGACCGTCAGTTTCGTATTAAGTACGACAACTGCTTCTCGATGGAGGAATTTTGTAAAATGGCCGCTGAAGACGGGTTTGAGTTTTCTGTTGATGATTTAAAAGCGGCTTTACGCGAAAACGGCGACGATTTTGACTCATACGGTAATCCGCCCAAAAAAGGAATCTGGGTGTAA
- a CDS encoding MerR family transcriptional regulator — MTTLSHKHTEPIYTLSVAAKLSNTPPHSIRQYIDKGLLLPYKKDTKRHLFSDSDVERLIWIKKNIEGRGLNFAGIKSLLAMLPCWKITNCKIKSRKKCEAYTSFEAPCWQASEKGQECKNKECRLCDVYLLIKPDTEVKAVLQQLIPE; from the coding sequence ATGACAACATTGTCACATAAACATACCGAACCCATTTATACCTTAAGCGTTGCGGCAAAATTGTCGAATACTCCACCACATTCTATCCGGCAATACATCGATAAAGGATTATTGCTCCCCTATAAAAAAGACACCAAACGCCACCTGTTTTCCGATTCCGATGTTGAACGCCTCATCTGGATTAAAAAAAATATTGAGGGGCGTGGGTTGAACTTTGCAGGTATAAAAAGTCTGCTTGCCATGCTTCCCTGCTGGAAGATTACCAACTGCAAAATAAAATCACGGAAGAAATGCGAGGCTTATACTTCGTTCGAGGCTCCTTGCTGGCAGGCATCGGAAAAAGGGCAGGAATGCAAAAACAAAGAATGCCGCTTGTGCGATGTATACCTTTTGATAAAACCAGACACCGAAGTTAAAGCAGTGTTGCAACAGCTAATCCCAGAATAA